In Bos mutus isolate GX-2022 chromosome 2, NWIPB_WYAK_1.1, whole genome shotgun sequence, one DNA window encodes the following:
- the LOC138984842 gene encoding translation machinery-associated protein 7-like has translation MASVASSRCMTGIGPEDGKKPLKQPKNQAKEMDEEDKAFKQKQKEEQKKLEELKAKAVGKGPLATGGIKKSGKK, from the exons ATGGCGTCGGTGGCGTCTTCCCGATGCATGACGGGAATT GGCCCCGAAGATGGCAAGAAGCCCCTGAAGCAGCCCAAGAACCAAGCCAAGGAGATGGACGAGGAAGATAAGGCATTCaagcagaagcagaaggaggAGCAGAAGAAACTAGAGGAGCTAAAAGCAAAGGCCGTGGGGAAAGGCCCCCTGGCCACTGGTGGAATTAAGAAATCTGGCAAAAAGTAA